One Sphaerisporangium krabiense DNA segment encodes these proteins:
- a CDS encoding class II fumarate hydratase: MEDFRTEHDSMGDVRVPAAAKWRAQTQRAVENFPISGRGLEPAHIAALGLIKAVAAEVNGELGVLPADLAEAISEAATDVAEGEWNGEFPIDVFQTGSGTSSNMNANEVIASLAEKRLGRPVHPNDHVNASQSSNDVFPTSIHVAAMVDVVYELMPSLEHLAIALRQKAEEFRETVKAGRTHLMDATPVTLGQEFGGYATQVENGVARLRAALPRLAELPLGGTAVGTGINTPPGFAQQVIAKLREATELPFTEARDHFEAQGSRDALVELSGQLRVVAVSLNKIANDLRWMGSGPRTGLGELNLPDLQPGSSIMPGKVNPVIPEAVCMVAAQVIGNDAAVTFAGASGAFELNVMMPVIARNVLESTRLLASVSRLLADRCVHGLTANADRLREYAESSPSIVTPLNRHLGYEEAAAIAKQSLKERKTIKEVVIERGHVEAGTLTEPQLDALLDVLSMTSPPDAAPEE, from the coding sequence ATGGAGGATTTTCGCACCGAACACGATTCGATGGGCGACGTGCGCGTCCCGGCGGCGGCCAAGTGGCGCGCGCAGACGCAGCGGGCCGTCGAGAACTTCCCGATATCAGGGCGCGGGCTCGAGCCCGCCCACATCGCGGCGCTCGGCCTGATCAAGGCCGTGGCCGCCGAGGTCAACGGCGAGCTGGGCGTCCTGCCCGCCGACCTGGCGGAGGCCATCTCCGAGGCCGCCACGGACGTCGCCGAGGGCGAGTGGAACGGCGAGTTCCCGATCGACGTCTTCCAGACCGGTTCCGGCACCTCGTCCAACATGAACGCCAACGAGGTGATCGCCTCGCTCGCCGAGAAGCGCCTCGGCCGGCCGGTCCATCCGAACGACCACGTCAACGCCTCCCAGTCCTCCAACGACGTGTTCCCCACCTCGATCCACGTGGCCGCGATGGTGGACGTGGTGTACGAGCTGATGCCGTCGCTGGAGCACCTGGCGATCGCGCTGCGCCAGAAGGCGGAGGAGTTCCGCGAGACCGTCAAGGCGGGGCGCACGCACCTGATGGACGCCACGCCCGTGACGCTCGGCCAGGAGTTCGGCGGGTACGCCACCCAGGTCGAGAACGGCGTCGCGCGGCTGCGCGCGGCCCTGCCGCGGCTGGCCGAGCTCCCCCTCGGCGGGACGGCGGTCGGGACGGGCATCAACACCCCGCCCGGCTTCGCCCAGCAGGTGATCGCGAAGCTGCGCGAGGCGACCGAGCTGCCGTTCACCGAGGCCAGGGACCACTTCGAGGCCCAGGGGTCCCGTGACGCGCTGGTCGAGCTGTCGGGCCAGCTCCGGGTGGTCGCGGTGTCCCTGAACAAGATCGCCAACGACCTGCGCTGGATGGGGTCGGGCCCGCGCACCGGGCTCGGCGAGCTGAACCTGCCGGACCTGCAGCCGGGCTCGTCGATCATGCCGGGCAAGGTCAACCCGGTGATCCCCGAGGCGGTGTGCATGGTCGCCGCCCAGGTCATCGGCAACGACGCGGCGGTGACGTTCGCGGGCGCGTCCGGCGCGTTCGAGCTGAACGTGATGATGCCGGTCATCGCACGGAACGTGCTGGAGTCCACGCGGCTGCTCGCGAGCGTGTCCCGCCTGCTGGCCGACCGGTGCGTCCACGGGCTCACCGCCAACGCCGACCGGCTGCGCGAGTACGCCGAGTCGTCCCCGTCCATCGTGACCCCGCTCAACCGCCACCTCGGCTACGAGGAGGCCGCCGCGATCGCCAAGCAGTCCCTGAAGGAGCGCAAGACCATCAAGGAGGTCGTCATCGAACGCGGGCACGTCGAGGCCGGCACCCTGACCGAGCCACAGCTCGACGCCCTCCTCGACGTCCTGTCCATGACCTCCCCGCCCGACGCGGCCCCCGAGGAGTGA
- a CDS encoding serine/threonine-protein kinase translates to MPEQQKRLLAARYELVAPLGRGTMGTVWRAHDRLLGRDVAVKEIRHDPGLNKEQREELRERMIREGRAAAKIAHPSVATVHDAILVDGSPWIIMELVEARSLDQVIEEEGPLPPRLVAEIGLDLLGALAAAHEQGILHRDVKPANVLLTETGRVVLTDFGIAKVEGDSSITRTGMVIGSPGYTAPERARGDHTGPESDLWSLGATLYFAVEGRPAYERRTVSETLSALMSEQADPATQAGPLRPVLEGMLEKDYTKRLSFDRTVAMLRTVARTPTSDASPRTPATPSTSANSSRNTPSAAAKPAPSGSTPAASPKPAAPPKPSSPGTPSTSPKPSAQKASSPSSGAPSASPKPAASSTASPAATRPPGRDTAAADAGKRPPVTAEDDAPDEPDPNQTMVVIRPKSGLRIPPGPGTARREDAPASEGPAPHARGVEDDEDDQVTMVGLVPPVLGEPRPAGPEASRDVRDMAASPPSAPTRPPKPAPNTGPSRRLPPPGPSDVTPPTGFAAAPPGPVPGAPHPAPGPLSGGARPSAAGPVPHPRPVPGPASPPGPRSMAGPASGPASNADQGAADNGLGTDLFAFQGPATPRGNSPIGMIILVAVALLGLAAIVMLAAAALSDTRGPGAARTPSVEGPSTAEAAVSSVITAGTAPGPAPAPGLRRYVDATGYVIDLPERLHGTAKGRTITFTADGDPRTARISRSPDSSSDILNTTRAAEARALAAGTYPGYTLVRLAVTRPTPYPGADVADWEFTYTGTAGPTRVLSRWVAVPGGPTYAIYWTTPVSRWKGDRAQLTTVLASFRPARADAPPGS, encoded by the coding sequence ATGCCGGAACAGCAGAAGCGGCTGCTCGCCGCCAGGTACGAGCTGGTCGCTCCCCTCGGCCGGGGGACGATGGGCACCGTCTGGCGGGCCCACGACCGCCTCCTCGGGCGCGACGTCGCCGTCAAGGAGATCCGCCACGACCCCGGTCTGAACAAGGAACAGCGCGAAGAGCTGCGGGAACGCATGATCCGCGAGGGGCGTGCCGCCGCGAAGATCGCGCACCCCTCCGTGGCCACCGTCCACGACGCCATCCTCGTCGACGGCAGCCCCTGGATCATCATGGAGCTCGTCGAGGCCAGGTCCCTGGACCAGGTGATCGAGGAGGAGGGCCCGCTGCCGCCCCGGCTCGTCGCCGAGATCGGCCTCGACCTGCTCGGCGCCCTCGCCGCCGCCCACGAGCAGGGCATCCTGCACCGCGACGTCAAACCGGCGAACGTCCTGCTCACCGAGACCGGACGCGTGGTGCTCACCGACTTCGGCATCGCCAAGGTCGAGGGCGACAGCAGCATCACCAGGACCGGCATGGTGATCGGCTCCCCCGGCTACACCGCCCCCGAGCGGGCCCGCGGCGACCACACCGGCCCCGAGTCCGACCTGTGGTCGCTCGGCGCCACGCTGTACTTCGCGGTCGAGGGACGGCCCGCGTACGAGCGGCGCACGGTCAGCGAGACGCTGTCGGCGCTCATGTCCGAACAGGCGGACCCGGCGACCCAGGCCGGCCCGCTGCGTCCCGTCCTCGAAGGAATGCTGGAGAAGGACTACACCAAGCGCCTCTCCTTCGACCGCACGGTGGCCATGCTCCGCACCGTGGCCCGCACCCCCACCTCAGACGCTTCACCCCGCACCCCCGCCACCCCCTCGACCTCGGCGAACTCATCCCGGAACACCCCTTCGGCCGCCGCGAAGCCCGCCCCCTCCGGGAGCACTCCTGCGGCCTCCCCGAAGCCCGCCGCCCCGCCGAAGCCCTCCTCCCCCGGCACTCCCTCGACCTCCCCGAAGCCGTCCGCTCAGAAAGCCTCCTCCCCCTCCTCTGGCGCTCCTTCGGCCTCCCCGAAGCCCGCGGCCTCCTCCACCGCGTCCCCCGCCGCCACCCGGCCCCCCGGACGGGACACGGCCGCCGCCGACGCCGGGAAGCGCCCGCCGGTCACCGCCGAGGACGACGCGCCGGACGAGCCGGACCCGAACCAGACGATGGTGGTCATCCGCCCGAAGTCGGGCCTGCGCATCCCGCCCGGCCCCGGCACGGCCCGACGCGAGGACGCCCCCGCGTCCGAGGGCCCCGCTCCTCACGCGAGAGGGGTGGAGGACGACGAGGACGACCAGGTGACCATGGTCGGGCTGGTCCCGCCCGTCCTGGGGGAGCCGCGGCCGGCCGGGCCGGAAGCATCGCGAGATGTGCGGGACATGGCGGCGTCGCCCCCGTCGGCGCCCACCCGGCCGCCGAAACCCGCGCCGAACACCGGCCCTTCCCGGCGGCTGCCGCCTCCGGGCCCGTCCGACGTCACCCCGCCGACCGGCTTCGCCGCAGCGCCCCCTGGCCCCGTCCCCGGAGCTCCTCACCCGGCCCCCGGCCCCCTCTCCGGCGGCGCTCGTCCGTCCGCCGCCGGACCCGTGCCGCACCCCCGGCCCGTGCCGGGACCCGCGTCGCCGCCCGGCCCCCGGTCCATGGCCGGCCCCGCGTCCGGCCCCGCGTCCAACGCCGACCAGGGGGCCGCGGACAACGGGCTCGGCACCGACCTGTTCGCCTTCCAGGGGCCGGCCACGCCTCGCGGCAACAGCCCCATCGGGATGATCATCCTGGTGGCCGTCGCGCTGCTCGGCCTGGCGGCGATCGTCATGCTGGCCGCCGCCGCGCTCTCCGACACCCGCGGCCCCGGCGCCGCCCGGACACCGTCGGTCGAGGGGCCGTCCACCGCGGAGGCCGCCGTCTCCTCCGTCATCACGGCCGGCACCGCGCCGGGCCCCGCCCCAGCGCCGGGCCTGCGCCGCTACGTGGACGCGACCGGCTACGTCATCGACCTGCCCGAACGGCTCCACGGCACCGCCAAGGGCCGCACGATCACGTTCACCGCGGACGGCGACCCCCGGACGGCGCGGATCAGCCGCTCCCCGGACAGCAGCTCCGACATCCTCAACACGACGCGCGCCGCGGAGGCGCGCGCGCTGGCGGCGGGCACCTACCCCGGATACACGTTGGTCCGGCTGGCGGTGACGCGCCCGACGCCGTACCCGGGCGCCGACGTCGCCGACTGGGAGTTCACCTACACCGGCACGGCGGGGCCGACGCGTGTGCTGTCGCGGTGGGTCGCCGTGCCGGGCGGCCCGACGTACGCCATCTACTGGACCACCCCGGTCTCGCGCTGGAAAGGTGACCGGGCGCAGCTCACGACCGTGCTCGCCTCGTTCCGGCCCGCCCGCGCCGACGCGCCGCCGGGTTCTTAG
- a CDS encoding serine/threonine-protein kinase: MRAPSGYELASRYRLLEPVGRGGMGTVWRAHDELLGRDVAVKEVRLPLVLDEDLRAELCARTEREGRATAMVAHPSVITVFDVITEDDRPWIVMELLRARSLEELVKQEGALAPRKVAEIGRQVLGALRAVHAKGILHRDVKPSNVLVADDRVVLTDFGLAALEGDASITQAGIVLGSAGYIAPERVLGDRASPAADLWSLGATLYTAVEGRGLHGRRTAAAALAALTSGEPIPMQNAGPLAPILQGLLQIDPEIRLDGMRASLMLARVAAGGSAEEPLGGPAHRASARRPSPSGGAQTPSARAKQVSRPALGSLAPSPRKTSHRGQHRADRLDRPERADPHATPPDPVPPRRPSEGVHRKPAEPAPGRRRAPANPEMSPMARQLSEIVKLLLPRRFWPKNMR; encoded by the coding sequence ATGCGCGCCCCGTCCGGATACGAGCTTGCCTCGCGATACCGGCTCCTCGAACCGGTCGGGCGCGGCGGCATGGGCACCGTCTGGCGCGCGCACGACGAACTGCTCGGCCGGGACGTCGCGGTCAAGGAGGTCCGGCTCCCGCTCGTCCTGGACGAGGATCTGCGCGCGGAGCTCTGCGCCAGGACCGAGCGCGAGGGCCGCGCCACCGCCATGGTCGCCCACCCGTCGGTCATCACGGTCTTCGACGTCATCACCGAGGACGACCGGCCCTGGATCGTCATGGAGCTGCTGCGCGCCCGCTCGCTGGAGGAGCTCGTCAAGCAGGAAGGGGCGCTCGCGCCGCGCAAGGTCGCCGAGATCGGGCGTCAGGTCCTCGGCGCGCTGCGTGCCGTCCACGCCAAGGGCATCCTGCACCGCGACGTGAAGCCGAGCAACGTGCTCGTCGCCGACGACCGGGTGGTGCTCACCGATTTCGGTCTCGCCGCGCTGGAGGGCGACGCGTCCATCACCCAGGCCGGCATCGTGCTCGGCTCGGCGGGCTACATCGCGCCCGAGCGCGTCCTCGGCGACCGCGCCAGCCCCGCCGCCGACCTGTGGTCCCTCGGCGCCACGCTGTACACGGCCGTCGAGGGCCGCGGCCTGCACGGGCGCCGTACGGCCGCGGCGGCGCTGGCCGCGCTGACCAGCGGGGAGCCCATCCCCATGCAGAACGCGGGCCCGCTCGCGCCGATCCTGCAAGGGCTGCTGCAGATCGACCCCGAGATCCGGCTGGACGGCATGCGCGCCTCGCTGATGCTGGCGCGCGTGGCCGCGGGCGGCTCGGCGGAGGAGCCCCTCGGCGGTCCGGCCCACCGCGCGTCGGCGCGCCGGCCCTCGCCCTCCGGCGGGGCGCAGACGCCGTCCGCGCGGGCCAAGCAGGTGTCCCGGCCGGCGCTCGGCAGCCTGGCGCCGTCCCCGCGCAAGACCTCCCACCGCGGTCAGCATCGCGCCGACCGTCTGGACCGTCCCGAGCGTGCCGATCCGCACGCGACGCCCCCCGATCCCGTGCCGCCGCGCCGGCCGTCCGAGGGAGTGCACCGCAAGCCCGCCGAACCCGCGCCGGGCCGCCGCCGGGCTCCGGCGAACCCCGAGATGAGCCCCATGGCGCGGCAATTGTCCGAGATTGTGAAGTTGCTTCTGCCGCGTCGCTTCTGGCCAAAAAACATGCGTTAG
- a CDS encoding fumarate hydratase, with product MPGFDYTDLLPLGPDATEYRLVTAEGVRRVEAAGRTFLEVDPEALRLLTETAIHDISHYLRSSHLAQLRKIIDDPEASGNDRFVALDLLKNASISAGGVLPMCQDTGTAIVMGKRGRHVLTDGADAEHVSRGVYDAYTKLNLRYSQMAPLTMWDEKNTGSNLPAQVELYAEDPHGHPDEYKLLFMAKGGGSANKSFLYQETKAVLNEKRMLAFLEEKIRSLGTAACPPYHLAVVVGGTSAEFALKTAKYASARYLDTIPTEGSPSGHGFRDLELEKKVFELTQRLGIGAQFGGKYFCHDVRVIRLPRHGASCPVAIAVSCSADRQALAKITPEGVFLEKLETDPARFLPETTDEHLSDDVVAVDLNRPMAEILAELTRYPVKTRLSLTGPLVVARDIAHAKIAERLDAGEPMPDYLKDHAVYYAGPAKTPEGYASGSFGPTTAGRMDSYVERFQAAGGSLVMLAKGNRSKQVTDACQKYGGFYLGSIGGPAARLAQDCIKKVEVLEYPELGMEAVWKIEVEDFPAFIVVDDKGEDFFRDTTGPALTIGRRI from the coding sequence ATGCCCGGATTCGACTACACCGACCTGCTTCCGCTGGGGCCCGACGCGACGGAGTACCGTCTCGTCACGGCCGAGGGCGTGCGCCGGGTCGAGGCGGCCGGCCGCACGTTCCTCGAAGTCGATCCGGAGGCGCTCCGGCTGCTCACCGAGACCGCGATCCACGACATCTCGCACTACCTGCGGTCGTCCCACCTCGCCCAGCTCCGCAAGATCATCGACGATCCGGAGGCGAGCGGCAACGACCGGTTCGTCGCCCTCGACCTGCTCAAGAACGCGAGCATCTCGGCCGGCGGCGTGCTGCCCATGTGCCAGGACACCGGCACCGCGATCGTCATGGGCAAGCGCGGGCGGCACGTCCTCACCGACGGCGCCGACGCCGAGCACGTCTCGCGCGGCGTGTACGACGCCTACACCAAGCTGAACCTGCGCTACTCCCAGATGGCCCCGCTGACCATGTGGGACGAGAAGAACACCGGCAGCAACCTGCCCGCCCAGGTCGAGCTGTACGCCGAGGACCCGCACGGGCACCCCGACGAGTACAAGCTGCTGTTCATGGCCAAGGGCGGCGGCAGCGCCAACAAGTCGTTCCTCTACCAGGAGACCAAGGCCGTCCTGAACGAGAAGCGCATGCTGGCCTTCCTGGAGGAGAAGATCCGCTCGCTCGGCACCGCGGCCTGCCCGCCGTACCACCTGGCCGTGGTCGTCGGGGGCACCAGCGCCGAGTTCGCGCTCAAGACCGCCAAGTACGCCTCCGCCCGCTACCTGGACACGATCCCGACCGAGGGCTCGCCGTCCGGGCACGGCTTCCGCGACCTGGAGCTGGAGAAGAAGGTCTTCGAGCTGACGCAGAGGCTCGGCATCGGCGCCCAGTTCGGCGGCAAGTACTTCTGCCACGACGTGCGGGTGATCCGCCTGCCCCGGCACGGCGCGTCCTGCCCGGTGGCGATCGCCGTCTCGTGCAGCGCCGACCGGCAGGCCCTCGCCAAGATCACGCCCGAGGGCGTCTTCCTGGAGAAGCTGGAGACCGACCCGGCGCGGTTCCTGCCCGAGACCACCGACGAGCACCTGTCGGACGACGTGGTCGCCGTCGACCTCAACCGGCCGATGGCCGAGATCCTCGCCGAGCTGACCCGGTACCCGGTCAAGACACGGCTGTCGCTGACCGGTCCGCTGGTCGTCGCCCGCGACATCGCGCACGCGAAGATCGCCGAGCGGCTGGACGCGGGCGAGCCGATGCCCGACTACCTCAAGGACCACGCCGTCTACTACGCCGGGCCCGCCAAGACGCCCGAGGGGTACGCCTCGGGGTCCTTCGGCCCGACGACCGCCGGGCGCATGGACTCCTACGTCGAGCGCTTCCAGGCCGCGGGCGGCTCGCTCGTGATGCTCGCCAAGGGAAACCGCTCCAAGCAGGTGACAGACGCCTGTCAGAAGTACGGCGGCTTCTACCTCGGCTCGATCGGCGGTCCGGCGGCGCGTCTCGCGCAGGATTGCATCAAGAAGGTGGAAGTCCTGGAATATCCGGAACTCGGGATGGAAGCCGTCTGGAAGATCGAGGTAGAGGACTTCCCGGCCTTCATCGTCGTGGACGACAAGGGCGAGGACTTCTTCCGTGACACCACTGGTCCCGCCCTCACCATCGGTCGCAGAATCTGA
- a CDS encoding Gfo/Idh/MocA family protein — protein MRVGLLGLGRIGAFHAATLAAHPEVGELVVSDADAARAGRIAARVGARVGDAFDADAVVVATPTATHAELILRACAAGLPVFCEKPVAPTLEETTRVAEAARDGGTLVHIGFQRRFDAGYAAARAALRGGELGDLHRVHMLTADPCPPAPEYVPRSGGIFRDCHIHDFDILRWVTGREVVSVYATGANRGAAFFAEAGDVDTSAALLTLDDGTLVTLQGSRYNGNGYDVRMELAGTRRTIVAGLDDRVPLASAEPDAAFPKGDPWPDFGERFEPAYVAEIGAFLAAVRDGGPSPCTAGDALAALRIAEAAELSRRTGGPARVDEVTA, from the coding sequence ATGCGTGTGGGTCTGTTGGGTCTCGGCAGGATCGGGGCGTTCCACGCCGCGACGCTCGCCGCCCACCCCGAAGTGGGCGAGCTGGTGGTGTCCGACGCCGACGCGGCGCGGGCCGGGCGGATCGCCGCCCGCGTGGGCGCGCGCGTCGGGGACGCCTTCGACGCCGACGCCGTCGTGGTGGCCACCCCGACCGCCACGCACGCCGAGCTGATCCTCCGGGCGTGCGCCGCGGGCCTCCCCGTCTTCTGCGAGAAGCCGGTGGCCCCGACCTTGGAGGAGACCACGCGCGTGGCCGAGGCCGCGCGCGACGGCGGCACGCTCGTCCACATCGGCTTCCAGCGGCGCTTCGACGCCGGGTACGCCGCCGCCCGCGCGGCGCTGCGCGGCGGCGAGCTCGGCGACCTGCACCGCGTCCACATGCTGACCGCCGACCCCTGCCCCCCGGCCCCCGAGTACGTCCCGCGCTCCGGCGGCATCTTCCGCGACTGCCACATCCACGACTTCGACATCCTGCGCTGGGTGACCGGCCGCGAGGTCGTCTCGGTGTACGCCACGGGCGCCAACCGCGGCGCCGCGTTCTTCGCCGAGGCCGGCGACGTGGACACCAGCGCCGCGCTGCTCACCCTCGACGACGGCACCCTGGTCACCCTGCAGGGCTCCCGGTACAACGGCAACGGCTACGACGTGCGCATGGAACTGGCCGGCACCCGCCGCACGATCGTGGCCGGGCTGGACGACCGCGTGCCGCTCGCCTCCGCCGAGCCCGACGCCGCCTTCCCCAAGGGCGACCCCTGGCCGGACTTCGGCGAGCGCTTCGAGCCCGCCTACGTCGCCGAGATCGGCGCCTTCCTCGCCGCCGTCCGCGACGGCGGCCCGAGCCCCTGCACGGCCGGCGACGCCCTGGCCGCCCTGAGGATCGCCGAGGCCGCCGAGCTGTCCCGGCGCACCGGCGGGCCCGCGCGCGTGGACGAGGTGACGGCGTGA
- a CDS encoding TIM barrel protein, translating into MNAPAAPPRIAAAPISWGVCEVPGWGHQLGRDRVLAEMRALGLTATELGPDGFLPPSPAERAALLASYGLRAVGGFVPVVLHEPGHDPVPGARATMRAFAEGGVETVVLAAATGADGYDGRPVLDADGWKTLLGNLGRLLAVAAESGRAVTLHPHVGTMVETREEVERVLEGGEMPLCLDTGHLLIGGTDPLDLVSRAPDRVAHVHLKDVDATLAARVRAGELTYTEAVRAAIYRPLGRGDVDVAGIVSRLTAAGYQGWYVMEQDLILDAEPPDGAGPIDEVRACLDHLAALTAGTEGTEGTEGTVGTVGTEGRA; encoded by the coding sequence GTGAACGCCCCCGCGGCGCCGCCGAGGATCGCCGCCGCCCCGATCTCGTGGGGGGTGTGCGAGGTGCCCGGCTGGGGACACCAGCTCGGCCGCGACCGCGTGCTCGCCGAGATGCGCGCGCTCGGGCTCACGGCCACCGAGCTGGGCCCCGACGGCTTCCTGCCGCCGTCCCCCGCCGAGCGCGCCGCGCTGCTGGCCTCGTACGGGCTGCGCGCCGTCGGCGGGTTCGTCCCCGTCGTCCTGCACGAGCCCGGCCACGATCCGGTGCCCGGGGCCCGCGCCACGATGCGCGCGTTCGCCGAGGGCGGCGTCGAGACGGTCGTGCTCGCGGCGGCGACCGGCGCGGACGGCTACGACGGGCGCCCGGTGCTGGACGCCGACGGCTGGAAGACGCTGCTCGGCAACCTCGGCCGCCTGCTTGCCGTGGCCGCGGAGTCCGGCCGCGCCGTCACCCTGCACCCGCACGTCGGCACGATGGTCGAGACCCGCGAGGAGGTGGAGCGCGTGCTGGAGGGCGGTGAGATGCCGCTCTGCCTGGACACCGGCCACCTACTCATCGGGGGCACCGACCCGCTCGACCTGGTGTCCAGGGCTCCGGACAGGGTCGCACACGTGCACCTCAAAGACGTGGACGCCACGCTCGCCGCGCGGGTCCGCGCGGGCGAGCTGACCTACACCGAGGCCGTGCGCGCCGCGATCTACCGGCCGCTCGGCCGCGGCGACGTGGACGTGGCGGGCATCGTGTCCCGCCTCACCGCCGCCGGCTACCAGGGGTGGTACGTCATGGAACAGGACCTGATCCTGGACGCCGAGCCGCCGGACGGCGCGGGGCCGATCGACGAGGTCCGCGCCTGCCTGGACCACCTCGCCGCGCTCACGGCGGGCACAGAAGGCACGGAAGGCACGGAAGGCACGGTAGGCACGGTAGGCACGGAAGGCCGCGCATGA
- the iolC gene encoding 5-dehydro-2-deoxygluconokinase produces the protein MTEVLTIGRVGVDVYPLQIGVSLREVETFGKYLGGSPANVAVAAARLGRRSALISRTGADPFGEFVHDALRSYGVDDRYVTPVAGLPTPLTFCEIRPPDDFPLYFYRYPKAPDLEIHPGELDLAAIREADLFWATVTGLSQEPSRAAHAAAWRARGRAPLTVLDLDYRPMFWPSPEEAAAQVRAALAHVTVAVGNVDECEVATGARDPHEAAKALLDMGVELVVVKQGPAGVLGMTAGETVTVPPVPVEVVNGLGAGDAFGGALCDGLLAGRGLEDTLRRANAAGAIVAGRLACAPAMPTAAEIEAVISELPGESDA, from the coding sequence ATGACCGAGGTGCTCACGATCGGCAGGGTCGGCGTCGACGTCTACCCCCTCCAGATCGGCGTCTCGCTGCGCGAGGTGGAGACGTTCGGCAAGTACCTCGGCGGCAGCCCGGCCAACGTCGCGGTCGCCGCGGCCCGGCTGGGACGGCGGTCCGCGCTGATCAGCCGCACCGGGGCCGACCCGTTCGGGGAGTTCGTGCACGACGCGCTGCGCTCGTACGGCGTGGACGACCGGTACGTGACCCCGGTCGCGGGGCTTCCGACGCCGCTGACGTTCTGCGAGATCCGTCCGCCCGACGACTTCCCCCTGTACTTCTACCGCTATCCCAAGGCCCCCGACCTGGAGATACACCCCGGCGAGCTGGACCTGGCCGCGATCAGGGAGGCGGACCTGTTCTGGGCGACGGTCACCGGCCTGTCGCAGGAGCCGTCCCGCGCCGCCCACGCCGCCGCCTGGCGGGCCCGCGGGCGCGCGCCGCTGACCGTGCTGGACCTCGACTACCGCCCCATGTTCTGGCCGTCGCCCGAGGAGGCCGCCGCACAGGTGCGCGCGGCGCTGGCGCACGTCACCGTGGCCGTGGGCAACGTGGACGAGTGCGAGGTCGCGACCGGCGCGCGCGACCCGCACGAGGCCGCCAAGGCGCTGCTGGACATGGGCGTCGAGCTGGTGGTCGTCAAGCAGGGGCCGGCGGGGGTGCTCGGCATGACGGCCGGCGAGACCGTGACGGTGCCGCCCGTGCCGGTCGAGGTGGTCAACGGGCTCGGCGCGGGGGACGCGTTCGGCGGCGCGCTGTGCGACGGCCTGCTCGCGGGGCGCGGGCTCGAGGACACGCTGCGGCGCGCCAACGCCGCGGGCGCGATCGTCGCGGGACGCCTGGCCTGCGCTCCCGCCATGCCGACGGCCGCGGAGATCGAGGCCGTGATCTCGGAGCTCCCGGGGGAGAGCGATGCGTGA
- a CDS encoding class I fructose-bisphosphate aldolase, translating into MRDEDRRKIAEYRARYPEKIAQAAAERRRRPVLADRDQILIIAADHAARGALGVRGRPLAMGSRVDLLDRLCAALARPGVDGVLATPDVVEDLLLLGALHDKVVIGSMNRGGVHGSAFEFDDRFTAYDVESIARMRLDGGKMLCRVGLGSPETAATLESCAHAVTGLAREGLVAMVEPFWSGRDEHGVRHDLSAAGMIHAVHVGQGLGATSAHTWLKLPVIEEMERVMEATTLPTLLLGGDPTAAPDQVYSSWSKALRLPGVRGLVVGRALLYPPDDDVAAAVDTAAGLLEVS; encoded by the coding sequence ATGCGTGACGAGGACCGCAGGAAGATCGCGGAGTACCGGGCACGGTACCCCGAGAAGATCGCGCAGGCCGCCGCCGAGCGCCGCAGAAGGCCCGTGCTCGCCGACCGCGACCAGATCCTGATCATCGCCGCCGACCACGCCGCCCGCGGCGCGCTCGGCGTGCGCGGGCGGCCCCTGGCGATGGGGAGCCGCGTGGACCTGCTCGACCGGCTGTGCGCGGCGCTGGCCAGGCCCGGCGTGGACGGCGTGCTCGCCACCCCCGACGTCGTCGAGGACCTGCTGCTGCTCGGCGCCCTGCACGACAAGGTCGTCATCGGCTCGATGAACCGCGGCGGCGTCCACGGCAGCGCGTTCGAGTTCGACGACCGCTTCACCGCCTACGACGTCGAGTCGATCGCCCGGATGCGGCTCGACGGCGGCAAGATGCTCTGCCGCGTCGGCCTCGGCTCTCCCGAGACGGCCGCGACCCTGGAGTCCTGCGCGCACGCGGTCACCGGCCTGGCCCGCGAAGGGCTGGTCGCCATGGTGGAGCCGTTCTGGTCGGGCCGCGACGAGCACGGCGTCCGCCACGACCTGTCCGCGGCGGGCATGATCCACGCCGTGCACGTCGGACAGGGGCTCGGCGCCACCTCCGCGCACACCTGGCTGAAGCTCCCGGTGATCGAGGAGATGGAGCGGGTCATGGAGGCCACCACCCTGCCCACCCTGCTGCTCGGCGGCGACCCGACGGCGGCCCCCGACCAGGTGTACTCCTCCTGGAGCAAGGCCCTGCGGCTGCCCGGCGTGCGGGGGCTCGTGGTGGGGCGCGCGCTGCTCTACCCTCCAGACGACGACGTGGCCGCGGCCGTCGACACCGCCGCCGGTCTATTGGAGGTCTCCTGA